One genomic window of Paenibacillus xylanilyticus includes the following:
- a CDS encoding ABC-F family ATP-binding cassette domain-containing protein: MSLLSVENVSHNFGDRTLFKNVSFRLLAGERVGLVGANGVGKSTLMNILTGKLLKDSGKVEWTPKVRYGYLDQHTKLTPGKTIRDVLKDAFLPLLELEKEMMAITDQMADADPDQLEKLLEEMGEIQEQLEQGDFYLIDVKVEEMANGLGLSAIGLDRDVAALSGGQRTKVLLAKLLLEKPTALLLDEPTNYLDVEHIEWLTRYLKDYPYAFILISHDTEFMNEVVNVIYHLEFAKLTRYAANYNKFLEMADMQKAQHIDAYEKQQEYIKKQEDFIQRNKARASTSGRAKSREKQLGKIERIDRPDEAAKPTFKFKDARASSKTVFEGIDFEIGYSYPLLPKMTMTIERGEKIAIVGCNGVGKSTLLKTILGKIPPISGKTFLGDYLETAYFEQEVRAGNITPIEDVWNEFSHLTQNEVRGHLARCGLKNEHITRPLSALSGGEQAKVRLCKLLMRESNWILFDEPTNHLDVTAKAELKRALQEFKGTVLLVSHEPEFYQDWVTKTWDVEAWSEKN; the protein is encoded by the coding sequence ATGAGTTTATTGTCAGTGGAAAACGTCAGTCACAATTTTGGTGACCGCACGTTATTTAAAAATGTATCTTTTCGTTTACTTGCAGGAGAGCGTGTAGGCCTGGTTGGAGCTAATGGTGTAGGAAAGTCCACTTTAATGAACATTTTGACCGGAAAATTGCTGAAAGACAGCGGGAAAGTAGAGTGGACACCAAAGGTCCGGTACGGATATTTGGACCAGCATACCAAGCTGACTCCTGGCAAAACAATCCGTGACGTTTTAAAAGATGCCTTCCTTCCCCTGCTTGAGCTGGAAAAGGAAATGATGGCCATTACAGACCAGATGGCTGATGCAGATCCAGACCAGCTTGAAAAATTGCTGGAAGAAATGGGTGAAATCCAGGAGCAGCTTGAGCAGGGCGATTTTTATTTGATTGATGTAAAAGTGGAAGAAATGGCAAATGGCCTCGGATTATCCGCTATTGGGCTTGATCGTGACGTCGCTGCACTAAGCGGGGGACAACGGACGAAAGTATTGCTCGCCAAGTTGCTGCTCGAGAAACCGACGGCTCTTTTGCTGGACGAGCCAACCAACTACCTGGACGTAGAGCACATCGAATGGTTAACACGATATTTAAAAGATTATCCTTATGCATTCATCCTGATTTCGCATGATACGGAGTTCATGAATGAAGTCGTTAACGTCATTTACCATCTGGAATTTGCTAAATTGACGCGTTATGCTGCCAACTACAATAAGTTTCTCGAAATGGCCGATATGCAAAAAGCTCAACATATCGATGCTTATGAGAAACAGCAGGAATATATTAAGAAACAGGAAGATTTCATTCAGCGTAACAAGGCAAGAGCCTCCACATCCGGACGTGCCAAAAGCCGCGAGAAGCAGCTGGGCAAGATTGAACGAATCGATCGCCCGGATGAAGCGGCAAAACCGACATTTAAATTCAAAGATGCCCGTGCCAGCAGCAAAACAGTATTCGAGGGAATTGATTTTGAGATTGGTTATTCCTACCCTTTGCTGCCTAAAATGACAATGACAATCGAACGTGGTGAGAAGATAGCCATTGTTGGATGTAATGGTGTAGGTAAGTCGACGCTGCTTAAAACCATCTTGGGGAAAATACCTCCGATTAGCGGTAAAACGTTTCTGGGGGATTATCTGGAGACGGCTTATTTTGAACAGGAAGTCCGTGCTGGCAATATTACACCGATTGAAGATGTGTGGAACGAATTCTCCCATCTGACACAGAATGAAGTACGAGGACATTTGGCACGCTGCGGTTTGAAAAACGAGCACATCACTCGTCCGCTGAGTGCGCTTAGCGGGGGAGAACAAGCGAAAGTGCGCTTGTGCAAGCTTCTGATGCGTGAAAGCAATTGGATCCTGTTTGATGAACCAACAAACCACCTGGATGTAACAGCAAAAGCGGAACTAAAACGAGCTCTGCAAGAGTTTAAAGGTACAGTACTGCTCGTTTCGCATGAACCTGAATTTTATCAGGATTGGGTCACCAAAACATGGGACGTCGAAGCCTGGTCTGAGAAAAACTAA
- a CDS encoding serine/threonine protein kinase, with product MRHPARLEHGSLLGGRYRIESVLGTGGMSHVYKAEDMKLPGKTWAIKESVATVPYESSMEKEAALLTSLRHPRLPLIVDFFVPDEEGYTYLVMEYIEGQTLSDYHKQCRGKVPLEHMTDFVLQLLDVLSYLHGLNPAVIYRDLKPSNIMITPDYEVRLIDFGIARSFKAQHTEDTVKLGTAGFAAPEQYGTGQTDARSDLYGLGALLLYLMTGGTYTEWIQGVESSIRSDVPRTYIPVVRRLLRQNPEERFQSADEVRKELLRRPGITESNESTTWTINGGTRVIALTGASSGVGVTHTAIAISHYLERQQFKVAVIEMSPRSQSFARIQQVAQAGKPLSAGRQFAVDGVHYWKQSGRADILSLLGGSYQFIVMDLGSGQDQNRLEEFLRADLPIVVGSGAEWKQAEINAFVRSHHRYPRDKWIYCLPLAATDAVQRVRRTLNTSSVYGLPLHIDPFDRDPQTDKVLAHILNHLIGQQPKKRSFFARRIKS from the coding sequence ATGAGACATCCGGCGAGGCTGGAACACGGAAGCCTGCTGGGAGGACGGTATCGAATCGAGTCCGTGCTGGGTACAGGTGGGATGAGCCACGTATATAAGGCAGAAGATATGAAGTTGCCAGGGAAGACCTGGGCGATAAAAGAAAGTGTCGCTACGGTACCTTACGAATCCAGTATGGAGAAGGAAGCTGCTCTATTGACCTCACTCAGGCACCCCAGATTACCGTTGATTGTTGATTTTTTTGTGCCTGATGAAGAGGGCTATACTTACCTGGTAATGGAATACATTGAAGGTCAGACACTGAGTGATTATCACAAGCAATGTCGTGGAAAAGTCCCCCTCGAACATATGACAGATTTTGTGCTCCAATTACTTGACGTGCTCAGTTATTTGCATGGTCTGAATCCAGCAGTGATCTATCGAGATCTGAAGCCATCCAACATCATGATAACCCCGGATTATGAAGTCAGGTTGATTGATTTTGGCATTGCTCGCAGCTTCAAAGCTCAGCATACAGAAGATACGGTGAAACTGGGTACGGCAGGGTTTGCTGCTCCTGAACAATACGGTACCGGACAGACGGATGCAAGATCGGATTTGTATGGGCTCGGAGCACTGCTGCTCTATCTCATGACGGGTGGTACATATACAGAATGGATACAAGGTGTCGAAAGTTCCATACGCAGTGATGTACCTCGCACTTACATTCCGGTTGTACGAAGATTGTTGAGACAGAACCCCGAGGAACGTTTCCAATCTGCCGATGAAGTCCGCAAAGAACTGCTTCGAAGACCTGGAATAACGGAAAGTAATGAATCAACAACATGGACCATTAACGGTGGAACTAGAGTTATTGCTCTGACAGGTGCATCTTCCGGTGTTGGGGTTACGCATACCGCCATAGCCATTAGCCATTACCTGGAGAGACAACAGTTTAAGGTGGCAGTCATCGAGATGTCGCCGCGCTCCCAATCGTTTGCAAGGATTCAGCAAGTTGCCCAAGCCGGGAAGCCTTTATCTGCGGGCAGACAGTTTGCAGTCGACGGAGTGCACTATTGGAAACAGTCTGGACGAGCAGATATTTTGTCTCTGCTGGGTGGCAGCTACCAGTTTATCGTAATGGATCTGGGTAGTGGTCAGGATCAGAATCGACTGGAGGAGTTTCTGCGAGCAGACCTGCCTATTGTTGTAGGCTCAGGTGCTGAGTGGAAGCAGGCAGAGATTAATGCATTTGTTCGTTCGCATCATCGTTATCCGAGAGACAAATGGATTTATTGTCTGCCGCTTGCTGCCACAGATGCTGTTCAGCGTGTACGTAGAACTTTGAATACATCAAGTGTGTACGGACTTCCATTACACATTGATCCTTTTGACAGGGATCCTCAGACAGACAAGGTATTAGCCCATATTTTGAATCATTTGATCGGGCAGCAGCCCAAGAAGCGTTCGTTTTTTGCAAGAAGAATAAAATCATGA
- a CDS encoding SAF domain-containing protein — translation MSKLRKQSRQMIYAGLTGAGAVGLLFGGYVIYNVITMNDTKSELESQYASAYEQKEAELLQQWNTGAQGWVTVRDVEAGEPILPEDIKLIAVPDAQAPRNLWSSTKQMDGQVAKIELKKGTAITTEMVYEDTPAPPDLRNRELQVVLLPTSLAQGDNIDIRIQFPTGQDYILLSKKKVERLNEATLWITMTEEEILSLSSAIVDAYLHKASIYALTYVEPQFQTAAIPTYPANSEVLKLLESDPNIVRRAEQELSRQVRSSLESSLAASMTAPSQSVEQDVAQSSVSHNSRPRSNNTSDEVIWNDGSGSNQLTTNGNNQSTESSAYTDEQKSLLTGGE, via the coding sequence TTGTCCAAATTAAGAAAACAAAGCCGACAAATGATCTATGCCGGACTAACGGGTGCGGGAGCAGTAGGATTGTTATTCGGGGGATATGTCATCTACAACGTAATTACAATGAATGACACCAAATCTGAACTGGAGTCCCAGTATGCTTCAGCTTACGAACAAAAAGAGGCGGAGCTGCTGCAGCAATGGAACACAGGAGCACAAGGCTGGGTAACGGTACGCGACGTTGAGGCAGGAGAACCGATCTTACCCGAGGATATTAAGCTTATCGCAGTGCCTGATGCTCAAGCGCCACGTAATTTATGGTCCAGCACCAAACAGATGGATGGGCAAGTAGCCAAAATAGAACTGAAAAAAGGAACAGCCATAACCACCGAAATGGTTTATGAAGACACGCCAGCACCGCCAGATCTAAGAAATCGTGAATTGCAGGTCGTTTTATTACCCACTTCACTTGCGCAAGGCGACAATATAGACATTCGTATCCAATTTCCAACAGGTCAGGACTATATCCTTCTGTCCAAGAAGAAAGTAGAGCGCCTGAATGAAGCGACGTTGTGGATTACCATGACCGAGGAAGAGATTCTGTCGCTGTCCAGCGCAATCGTAGATGCCTATTTACATAAAGCTTCAATTTATGCACTAACGTATGTTGAGCCTCAGTTCCAGACAGCTGCAATTCCAACGTACCCTGCCAATAGTGAAGTGCTGAAACTGCTTGAAAGTGACCCGAACATTGTTCGGAGGGCAGAACAGGAGTTGTCGAGACAGGTACGGAGTTCCCTTGAGAGCTCTCTGGCTGCTTCCATGACAGCGCCCTCCCAAAGTGTTGAGCAAGATGTTGCACAATCATCCGTTTCCCATAACAGCAGACCTCGCTCTAACAATACTTCGGACGAAGTCATATGGAATGACGGATCAGGAAGCAATCAGCTAACGACAAATGGAAACAATCAATCCACGGAGTCTTCCGCATATACGGATGAACAGAAAAGCCTGTTGACCGGAGGAGAGTAG
- a CDS encoding thioredoxin family protein yields the protein MKPIHSKLLMRGVWEGIPQAVFIYTPLCGTCAAARKMLEIAEHLLPENTLFEMNIHDIPELVQQFKISSVPAVMLFDGEQDVPKMIYRMSSVEHLLNEIRKAVLK from the coding sequence ATGAAGCCCATTCATTCGAAGCTTTTGATGCGCGGTGTGTGGGAAGGTATTCCTCAAGCTGTATTTATCTACACCCCTTTATGCGGAACTTGTGCTGCAGCGAGAAAAATGCTGGAAATCGCTGAGCATTTGCTGCCTGAGAACACCTTATTTGAAATGAACATTCATGATATTCCGGAACTTGTGCAGCAGTTTAAAATTTCAAGCGTACCTGCAGTGATGCTGTTTGATGGTGAGCAGGATGTACCTAAAATGATTTATCGAATGTCCTCGGTGGAGCACCTGCTAAATGAAATTCGAAAGGCGGTCCTAAAATGA
- a CDS encoding deoxyribonuclease IV: MRPNYGIGAHVSTRGGFLQAAKRAYEMGATAFQYFPKNPRSLGLKDPDLKNAELCRAWCEENGIASIAHSPYPTNPALGMTRGEAGFHATVASIRNDLHIADACGSVGTVVHFGHLKSDQPLEGYQNLIHCLDTVLEDWNGQAKILLENQAGDHGPMGTTMEEMIQIRKLSQYPEHIAFCFDTCHAFASGMWHSNSEQDMLQKGRQLGYWNALAAVHFNDSKYASGSCKDRHARIGQGCIGSKAMQELLSSTEFQQAVVVLETETGEDGTHKDDIEVMRSWL; the protein is encoded by the coding sequence ATGAGGCCTAATTACGGAATCGGCGCACACGTCAGCACGAGAGGTGGATTTTTACAAGCAGCCAAGAGGGCATATGAGATGGGGGCTACAGCATTTCAATATTTTCCGAAGAACCCCCGAAGCCTTGGTTTGAAAGATCCTGACCTTAAAAATGCTGAATTGTGCCGGGCTTGGTGTGAGGAGAATGGCATTGCGTCCATTGCGCACTCACCCTATCCAACGAATCCGGCTTTGGGCATGACCCGTGGAGAGGCGGGCTTTCATGCTACCGTAGCTTCCATAAGGAATGATCTGCATATTGCAGACGCGTGCGGTTCAGTAGGAACGGTAGTTCATTTTGGTCATCTTAAGAGTGATCAGCCGCTTGAAGGGTATCAGAATCTCATCCATTGTCTGGATACGGTTTTGGAAGACTGGAATGGACAGGCAAAGATTTTGCTCGAAAATCAGGCAGGCGATCACGGTCCAATGGGCACGACCATGGAAGAAATGATTCAGATTCGCAAGCTGAGCCAATATCCGGAGCATATTGCTTTTTGTTTTGACACATGTCATGCTTTTGCTTCAGGGATGTGGCACAGCAATAGTGAACAGGATATGCTTCAAAAAGGCAGACAGCTTGGGTACTGGAATGCACTTGCTGCTGTGCATTTTAATGACTCCAAATATGCTTCCGGCTCGTGCAAGGATCGACATGCGCGAATCGGTCAGGGATGTATAGGAAGCAAAGCGATGCAAGAATTGTTGAGTTCGACCGAGTTCCAACAGGCTGTCGTTGTGTTGGAAACCGAGACAGGTGAGGATGGGACGCACAAAGATGATATTGAAGTCATGCGTTCCTGGTTGTAA
- a CDS encoding ParA family protein codes for MSNILFWSPFAGSGSTSSAVISAYAMALQYRTRVLLVNTGPVGSGIEAPLPSMELGQADSLFRFEEGGWDAVERLHISGSLNKHNLKDYAKPLLRDRLDLLTGRINQMERTPTEHMETLKSLLEVANEYYDMVLLDVDRDGMDATDLLAQADYVVVNLTQNMRDLELFFEHIKPVHLSNQNMHVVISKYDPQARATLNNIRRRFRYKGSISIVPYTTAFLDAVNRRDTATYLQLEGLCDSRDLRKGSMAASMAELARLIMDGAGMRTVLKRLERGA; via the coding sequence ATGAGCAACATTTTGTTTTGGAGTCCTTTTGCTGGCTCGGGTAGTACGTCCAGTGCAGTAATAAGCGCCTACGCCATGGCACTTCAATACAGGACCCGAGTTTTATTAGTGAACACAGGCCCAGTCGGCAGTGGTATTGAAGCACCTCTTCCATCTATGGAATTAGGGCAGGCTGACAGTCTGTTCAGATTTGAAGAGGGTGGTTGGGATGCAGTAGAACGATTACATATAAGCGGAAGCCTCAATAAGCATAATTTGAAGGATTATGCGAAGCCGCTATTACGGGATAGATTAGATTTATTGACCGGAAGAATTAACCAGATGGAACGTACGCCAACAGAACATATGGAAACGTTGAAATCACTGCTGGAAGTGGCGAATGAGTACTACGATATGGTTTTGCTGGATGTGGACCGTGATGGAATGGATGCGACCGATCTACTGGCTCAAGCTGATTATGTTGTGGTGAATTTGACACAAAATATGCGGGATCTGGAATTGTTTTTTGAACACATCAAACCTGTTCACTTAAGTAACCAAAACATGCATGTTGTCATCAGCAAGTATGATCCGCAAGCAAGGGCAACTCTTAACAACATCCGCCGACGTTTCCGTTACAAAGGCTCCATATCCATTGTGCCTTATACGACTGCATTTCTGGATGCTGTGAATCGGAGGGATACGGCTACGTATCTGCAGCTTGAAGGATTGTGTGACAGTAGAGATCTTCGAAAAGGGAGCATGGCCGCCAGTATGGCTGAACTTGCTCGCCTGATTATGGATGGTGCAGGTATGCGTACTGTTCTGAAAAGGCTGGAAAGGGGAGCCTGA
- a CDS encoding ATPase, T2SS/T4P/T4SS family produces MLWNTIGISFIVIAVLTYIWIKTKSFHRQKNAGTPEREAFTIEMLTEQVKNSLHELSHSQLADIGLHEEEYRRRINQRAEMRKALKGCVSGSISDKTYVKNLIADLLTRNIGLNKTNVDEVILFAEPELLSVQDQFEIVFYLYRQQFGVDALSRLIDTYDLGRLRLEDGAEDGGGYYVSEEDIRYVFECEYRELGFREKTDIIVQRIYQHYKGFSVVDEIRDQRIDGVSGGVSGMLDAMQDIGIKHPASWNDLLEDGLEDTPVEVPLSGMESVWIFYKGKSIHLSFLSFGSTRELKRVCQNIYKFNYPGQLSEANGYKVNEMKDGSRVVVVRPPFAESWAFFVRKFDIPNASLEQLITGSNAELPITLLQYLMKGSRITAVTGAQGSGKTTLLMAMVKHIYASYTLRVQEMAFELQLRRIYSRRNILSFRETEHISGQQGLDLQKKTDGTVNILGEVASDEVAAWMIQMSQVASLFTLFTHHAKTFRDLVFSLRNSLLKTGMFQHEHIAEEQVVSVINFDVHMKKDPEGRRYIERITECLPRADQVDSVEERAGFAFRNVIEYKDGEYVVTAPLSPSCIMDMRDQMTLHDAAQFEQFIERHWGDMHDN; encoded by the coding sequence ATGCTCTGGAATACGATAGGGATCAGTTTTATAGTAATAGCTGTTTTGACATACATCTGGATCAAAACGAAATCATTCCATCGGCAAAAAAATGCAGGAACTCCTGAACGCGAGGCATTTACGATTGAAATGCTAACTGAACAGGTGAAGAACTCGCTGCATGAATTAAGTCATAGTCAGCTTGCGGATATCGGTCTTCATGAAGAAGAATATCGCAGGAGAATCAATCAGCGTGCCGAGATGAGAAAAGCGCTGAAAGGCTGCGTCTCTGGCAGCATAAGTGACAAAACCTATGTAAAGAACCTGATCGCTGACTTACTTACTCGAAACATAGGTCTAAATAAAACCAATGTGGATGAAGTCATCCTTTTTGCAGAACCTGAGCTGTTATCCGTTCAAGACCAGTTTGAAATTGTCTTTTACCTGTACCGACAGCAGTTCGGCGTCGATGCCTTGTCACGCTTGATTGACACTTACGATCTGGGCAGACTCCGATTGGAGGATGGTGCTGAGGATGGCGGTGGATATTATGTTTCCGAGGAAGATATCCGGTATGTATTTGAGTGCGAATACCGTGAACTCGGATTTAGAGAAAAAACGGATATTATCGTTCAGCGGATATACCAGCATTACAAAGGCTTCTCGGTTGTAGATGAAATCAGAGACCAGCGAATTGACGGGGTTAGTGGTGGGGTTAGCGGTATGCTGGATGCCATGCAGGATATCGGAATTAAGCACCCGGCTTCCTGGAATGATCTGTTGGAAGATGGCTTGGAGGATACGCCTGTTGAAGTTCCGTTAAGTGGTATGGAAAGTGTTTGGATTTTTTACAAAGGAAAGTCGATCCATCTTTCATTTCTATCGTTTGGCAGTACACGGGAGCTGAAGAGGGTTTGCCAGAATATTTATAAATTTAATTATCCTGGTCAGTTATCTGAAGCGAATGGATATAAGGTTAACGAAATGAAGGATGGCTCTCGTGTAGTTGTGGTACGGCCTCCTTTTGCAGAATCCTGGGCATTTTTTGTCCGGAAATTCGATATTCCCAATGCGTCGCTTGAGCAGTTAATAACCGGCAGCAATGCCGAACTGCCAATCACATTGCTGCAGTATCTCATGAAAGGAAGTCGTATTACAGCTGTGACTGGTGCTCAGGGCTCTGGTAAAACGACGCTGCTAATGGCGATGGTCAAGCATATCTATGCCTCATACACCCTGCGTGTACAAGAGATGGCATTTGAGCTGCAGCTGCGTCGAATATACAGTCGTCGTAATATTTTGAGCTTTCGGGAGACGGAACATATTTCAGGTCAACAAGGACTGGATCTGCAGAAAAAAACAGATGGAACAGTCAACATTCTGGGAGAGGTTGCGAGTGATGAGGTTGCTGCCTGGATGATTCAAATGTCGCAGGTGGCGAGTTTGTTCACTCTGTTTACCCACCATGCCAAGACGTTCCGGGATCTGGTATTCTCGCTCCGCAACTCTTTGCTCAAAACAGGCATGTTTCAACATGAGCACATTGCTGAGGAACAGGTCGTCAGTGTCATCAATTTTGATGTGCACATGAAAAAGGATCCTGAGGGACGCAGATACATAGAGCGAATTACAGAGTGCTTGCCTCGTGCTGATCAGGTGGACAGTGTGGAAGAACGGGCAGGGTTTGCTTTTCGGAATGTGATTGAATACAAAGACGGCGAATATGTGGTAACCGCTCCCCTGTCACCTAGCTGCATCATGGATATGCGGGACCAAATGACATTGCACGATGCTGCACAGTTTGAACAGTTTATTGAGCGGCATTGGGGTGATATGCATGACAACTAA
- a CDS encoding ABC transporter ATP-binding protein: MISMEHVSLRREDNQILDEVHLHIEQGEHWVILGRNGSGKTTLLEMMNGYMFPSQGRIEVLGNLYGQCDVREVRKEIGYISQTLIEKLTLRDPVWEVVATGAFAFLRFYQTIPDEVKTRALNLLDDMGFAKLANHPLGTLSQGERKKVMLARSLMANPKLLIMDEPCAGLDLYEREKMLAEIDRLRQRNITVVYVTHHVEEIMPLFTHVALIREGRIAAAGNKHDVLTQDTIKHTYDIPVDIQWDHDRPWIRVRSGG; encoded by the coding sequence ATTATTTCGATGGAGCATGTTTCTCTTCGCCGGGAGGATAATCAAATCCTGGATGAAGTTCATCTGCATATTGAGCAGGGCGAGCATTGGGTCATTCTGGGACGTAACGGTTCAGGCAAAACAACGCTGCTGGAAATGATGAATGGATATATGTTCCCCAGTCAAGGGCGTATTGAGGTGCTGGGGAACTTATATGGGCAATGTGACGTTCGTGAAGTCAGAAAAGAGATTGGTTATATCAGTCAAACGCTAATTGAAAAACTGACATTGCGAGATCCGGTCTGGGAGGTCGTTGCGACAGGTGCATTTGCCTTTTTGCGTTTTTATCAGACCATTCCCGATGAAGTGAAGACCAGAGCCTTGAATCTCCTGGATGACATGGGCTTTGCTAAACTGGCTAACCACCCGCTGGGTACACTTTCCCAGGGCGAGCGAAAAAAAGTCATGCTGGCACGTTCATTGATGGCGAATCCTAAGTTATTAATTATGGACGAGCCGTGCGCTGGACTCGATCTATATGAACGGGAAAAAATGTTGGCTGAAATCGACCGACTTCGTCAGCGCAATATAACAGTAGTATATGTAACGCATCATGTAGAAGAGATCATGCCCTTATTTACACATGTAGCATTGATTCGCGAAGGACGTATTGCTGCAGCAGGAAACAAACATGATGTTTTGACACAGGATACAATTAAGCATACGTACGACATTCCGGTCGACATTCAGTGGGATCACGATCGACCATGGATTCGCGTACGTTCTGGAGGGTAA
- a CDS encoding ABC transporter permease, with amino-acid sequence MNNASSALKVAAGIFLTIALITIVVLLFISAQEATKTAQNNFADIQTELSQAAFTVYDGTTISGSQVTNALRKYADKDQFGIQVITGKNKGGQWYGNELNISQDVNNADYGSVIAPDNKVGSINQTMSEKDNQYVNPSGKFKAVIVKDKSNVVRGLIFQQS; translated from the coding sequence ATGAACAATGCTTCAAGTGCTTTAAAGGTAGCCGCAGGGATCTTTTTGACGATTGCCCTTATTACGATTGTGGTACTTCTGTTTATTTCTGCTCAGGAGGCGACCAAAACAGCGCAAAACAATTTTGCGGATATTCAGACAGAATTATCTCAGGCAGCATTTACGGTGTATGACGGGACAACGATCAGTGGCTCCCAGGTTACTAACGCACTGCGTAAGTATGCGGACAAGGATCAATTTGGTATCCAGGTCATTACAGGAAAAAACAAGGGTGGTCAGTGGTATGGCAATGAGTTGAACATTTCTCAGGATGTTAATAATGCTGATTACGGTTCAGTCATTGCTCCAGATAACAAAGTGGGCAGTATTAATCAGACGATGAGTGAAAAGGACAATCAATACGTTAACCCAAGTGGAAAGTTCAAGGCTGTAATCGTAAAAGACAAATCAAATGTGGTCAGAGGACTAATCTTCCAGCAATCCTGA
- a CDS encoding SAM-dependent methyltransferase, whose protein sequence is MSTQSSSGEGNFSRFICTANHGFAPYAQEELRRTFGAVKSTVLVPGEVLLAGLPVTEEEVSIKLLEENPTFLRHIQPVQFQENTEDSDQAMEKLIAFITNHTELNGTKVALQVRKTEGSFWLENAASLKQWLTEKLDTLGCEWVVRDADSVISVFAADHALYAGISRPEQNLSDWSGGAVRFQKEEGQISRAKFKLLEAEQTFGIDFASFHKALDIGAAPGGWTSFLLERGLEVTAVDPAKMDATLLESPKLTFLKKNAGDVRFREGEFDLLVCDMSWSPKLMSRLVSDLLYSLQSGGTAVVTVKLLHKKPLALIKEVIDTFERSRMQIQRSKQLFHNREEITLYMIKY, encoded by the coding sequence TTGAGTACACAGTCGTCTAGCGGAGAAGGGAATTTCTCCCGTTTTATCTGCACAGCCAATCATGGCTTTGCACCTTATGCTCAGGAAGAATTGCGCCGTACATTCGGTGCTGTGAAGAGTACGGTACTTGTACCGGGTGAAGTGCTTCTTGCCGGCTTACCGGTAACAGAAGAAGAGGTATCGATTAAACTCCTTGAGGAAAATCCAACATTTTTACGTCACATTCAGCCTGTTCAGTTTCAGGAGAATACGGAAGATTCTGATCAGGCGATGGAGAAACTGATTGCCTTTATTACAAACCATACGGAGTTGAACGGAACCAAAGTGGCACTACAGGTCCGTAAAACGGAAGGTTCATTTTGGCTGGAGAACGCCGCTTCATTGAAGCAATGGTTGACCGAAAAGCTCGATACACTAGGCTGTGAGTGGGTTGTTCGCGATGCGGACTCTGTTATTTCTGTGTTCGCAGCAGATCATGCCCTGTATGCTGGGATATCACGACCTGAACAGAACCTTTCCGACTGGAGCGGGGGAGCTGTACGCTTTCAAAAAGAGGAAGGCCAGATCTCGCGAGCCAAATTCAAGCTGCTTGAGGCAGAGCAGACGTTTGGCATTGATTTTGCATCGTTTCACAAGGCGCTTGATATTGGTGCTGCCCCTGGTGGTTGGACTTCCTTTTTGCTAGAACGAGGACTAGAAGTCACAGCAGTGGACCCGGCCAAAATGGATGCCACACTTCTGGAATCGCCCAAACTTACGTTTTTGAAAAAGAATGCAGGTGATGTACGGTTCCGTGAAGGTGAATTTGACCTGCTTGTCTGTGACATGAGCTGGAGTCCGAAATTGATGAGCCGTCTCGTTTCGGACTTGTTGTACAGTCTTCAATCTGGTGGAACAGCAGTTGTTACGGTAAAACTGCTGCATAAGAAACCACTCGCGCTGATCAAGGAAGTCATTGATACGTTTGAGCGTTCACGGATGCAGATTCAACGATCCAAACAATTGTTCCACAATCGCGAGGAAATAACACTTTATATGATTAAATATTAA
- a CDS encoding cyclic-phosphate processing receiver domain-containing protein codes for MHVYLDDYRSCPKGFVLATNAEECLMLLREGDVDILSLDYELGPDSPNGGEVAAAIVREGLFPREIYLHTSSMYGKRQMYELLYTNKPDTVKVHNGPMTGEVMLRVAAGELS; via the coding sequence ATGCATGTTTACTTGGATGATTACCGGTCATGTCCCAAGGGATTTGTCTTGGCTACCAACGCTGAAGAATGTCTGATGCTGCTCAGGGAAGGTGACGTGGATATTCTGTCCCTGGATTATGAATTGGGGCCGGATTCGCCAAATGGTGGAGAAGTTGCAGCTGCCATTGTACGGGAAGGGCTGTTTCCACGCGAAATTTATTTACACACCTCCAGCATGTACGGCAAACGTCAGATGTACGAATTGTTATATACCAATAAACCTGACACTGTAAAGGTACACAACGGTCCGATGACAGGTGAGGTTATGCTTCGGGTTGCTGCGGGAGAGCTCAGCTGA